The bacterium genomic sequence TGGTGACAGCCCGAGAATTCCGATCCGTCGTCACTTTACGCGCGCCGGCGAAGACGTCTTCGAGAATGTCGAGTGGGAACTGCGCTGTGCAAAGATCCAGGGAGACGGCGGCGAAGTCGTTTTCGAGCAGGACAACGTCGAAGTTCCCAAGAGTTGGTCGATCATGGCGACGAATATCGTCGCCTCGAAGTACTTCCGCGGTCATCTGGGCACGCCTCAGCGCGAGTCGAGTGTCCGCCAGCTGATCGGTCGCGTAGTCGGAACGCTGCGCCGCTGGGGCCGCCAGGGTGGCTACTTCACAGACGAAGAGCAGGAGCAGATCTTCGCGGATGAGCTGAGCTACCTGCTCGTGCATCAGCGCGTGTGTTTCAACTCACCCGTGTGGTTCAACCTCGGTGTCGTCGAGCCCGATGGTCGCGAAGTTCCTCAGCAGGCCAGCGCCTGTTTCATCAACTCGGTCGAAGACAATATGGGATCCATCATGGATCTGGCGAAGACCGAAGCCCTGCTTTTCAAGGGTGGATCCGGATCTGGTTCGAATCTGTCGACGATCCGCAGCTCGCGCGAAACGCTGGGCGGCGGTGGCGTAGCCAGCGGGCCGGTCTCTTTCATGAAGGGCTTCGACTCATTTGCTGGCGTGATCCGTTCGGGTGGCAAGACGCGCCGCGCGGCCAAGATGGTCATCCTGAACGCCGAGCATCCCGATATTCTCGATTTCGTACGTTCCAAGTCCGATGAAGAGAGGAAGGCCTGGGCACTGATCGACGCCGGTTACGACGGGCGTTTCAACAAGGTCGGTGGTGCCTACGACTCGATTCAGTACCAGAATGCGAACCACTCGGTTCGGGTAACCGACGCGTTCATGAAGGCGTCCGAGAACAACGGCACCTGGCAGACCCGCGCCGTCGTATCGGGTGAGGTCGTCGATACCTACGAGGCGCGCGACGTCCTGCGCGAGATCTCCGAGGCTGCGCGCGTCTGCGGCGATCCCGGACTCCAGTACGACACGACGATCAATCGCTGGAACACGGTCAAGAACTCGGGTCGCATCAATGCGACCAACCCGTGCAGTGAGTTCATCTTCCTGGATGACAGCGCCTGCAATCTGGCTTCGTTCAACCTGCTGAAGTTCACGGATGACTCGCGCACGTTCCTGACCGAGGATTTCGAGCAGGCCGTCGACACGATGATTCTCTCGATGGAGATCATCGTCGACTTCGCCGACTATCCCACACAGCTCATTGCGGACAACAGTCGCGCATATCGCCCGCTCGGCCTGGGTTACGCGAATCTCGGCGCCCTCATCATGCTCAATGGCCTCGCCTACGACAGCGACGAGGGGCGCAATCTCTGTAGCGCGATCACATCGTTGCTCTCGGGTCGTTCCTATCGACGTTCCGCCGAGATCGCGGCGCGAATTGGCGCTTTCGAGCAGTTCGAGAAGAACCGCGCCTCCTTCCTCGAGGTGATCGGTCTCCACAAGGAATACGGGGATCGCGTCGGGACGGCGGTTCCCAAGGATCTGCACTCCGCAGCGGAGGCTTCGTGGCACGAAGCCTACGAACTCGGGCGGCGTGTCGGTTTCCGCAACGCGCAGGTCACCGTACTCGCGCCCACCGGAACGATCGCCTTCATGATGGACTGCGACACGACCGGCATCGAGCCCGACATCGCACTGGTCAAGTACAAGCAGCTGGTGGGTGGAGGCGTGCTGAAGATCGTCAACCAGACGGTCTCTCCGGCGCTTCGCAAGCGCGCCTACTCCGAAAAGGAGATCGAGCAGATCATCGCCTACATCGACGAACACGACACGATCGAAGGTGCGCCGGGCCTGAAGGACGAGCATCTGGCGCTATTCGATTGCGCATTCACATCGGGTCGCGGGCTTCGCTCGATTCACTACATGGGGCATATCCGCATGATGGCGGCCGCCCAGCCCTTCCTGTCGGGTGGCATCTCCAAGACGGTCAATCTGCCGGGCGAGTGCAGCGTCACGGACATCGAAGAGGCGTATATCGAAGGCTGGCGTATGGGCCTGAAGTCGCTCGCGGTCTATCGCGACGGTTCCAAGCGCACCCAGCCGCTGAACACCCGGGCAAAGGAAGTCGAGGAGTCCGAAGAACAGGTCGCCGTCGCCGAGGCGAAGCCGCTTCGCCAGAAGCTGCCCGACACGCGCGAAGCGGTGACGCACAAGTTCTCGATCGCGGGGCACGACGGCTATCTGACGACCGGCCTGTACGAAAACGGCCAGCCCGGCGAGGTGTTCCTGAAGATGGCCAAGGAGGGTTCGACCATCTCCGGACTCATGGACACTGTCGCGCTGATGACTTCGATCTCGTTGCAGTACGGAGTTCCGCTCAAGGCGCTGGTCGACAAGCTCAGTCACACGCGCTTCGAGCC encodes the following:
- a CDS encoding vitamin B12-dependent ribonucleotide reductase codes for the protein MEWCRPVCAGWQKGNGGVRVEDVRLREGTSEQTKAGRSNGTAGDSPRIPIRRHFTRAGEDVFENVEWELRCAKIQGDGGEVVFEQDNVEVPKSWSIMATNIVASKYFRGHLGTPQRESSVRQLIGRVVGTLRRWGRQGGYFTDEEQEQIFADELSYLLVHQRVCFNSPVWFNLGVVEPDGREVPQQASACFINSVEDNMGSIMDLAKTEALLFKGGSGSGSNLSTIRSSRETLGGGGVASGPVSFMKGFDSFAGVIRSGGKTRRAAKMVILNAEHPDILDFVRSKSDEERKAWALIDAGYDGRFNKVGGAYDSIQYQNANHSVRVTDAFMKASENNGTWQTRAVVSGEVVDTYEARDVLREISEAARVCGDPGLQYDTTINRWNTVKNSGRINATNPCSEFIFLDDSACNLASFNLLKFTDDSRTFLTEDFEQAVDTMILSMEIIVDFADYPTQLIADNSRAYRPLGLGYANLGALIMLNGLAYDSDEGRNLCSAITSLLSGRSYRRSAEIAARIGAFEQFEKNRASFLEVIGLHKEYGDRVGTAVPKDLHSAAEASWHEAYELGRRVGFRNAQVTVLAPTGTIAFMMDCDTTGIEPDIALVKYKQLVGGGVLKIVNQTVSPALRKRAYSEKEIEQIIAYIDEHDTIEGAPGLKDEHLALFDCAFTSGRGLRSIHYMGHIRMMAAAQPFLSGGISKTVNLPGECSVTDIEEAYIEGWRMGLKSLAVYRDGSKRTQPLNTRAKEVEESEEQVAVAEAKPLRQKLPDTREAVTHKFSIAGHDGYLTTGLYENGQPGEVFLKMAKEGSTISGLMDTVALMTSISLQYGVPLKALVDKLSHTRFEPSGFTQNPEIPFAKSVTDYVFRWLGLNFLSTEAATEDVQETQAEAVGLEVSSEKLVPIRGGSVEESSQSWGQEDAPPCMVCGSIMVRAGACYSCPSCGETGGCG